Proteins from a single region of Bactrocera neohumeralis isolate Rockhampton unplaced genomic scaffold, APGP_CSIRO_Bneo_wtdbg2-racon-allhic-juicebox.fasta_v2 cluster10, whole genome shotgun sequence:
- the LOC126764847 gene encoding uncharacterized protein LOC126764847 isoform X6, which yields MNSNNLQQWWENTYRHHQLKHAFNSHDTHGLQIPPLIAKDPRSDILKQIGNNDYDAFLNYTITHSPIDIPDSEDNLLSSVTLLIMVILFGLVVFGGVLGNATLLFTLCSASSVRLRNPLLLAVCLADLLVTGISAPMTLLNVALNRKTNTLPLIICKVIHYVQIMPVAASTISFFMLSLDRYATVRHPCLSQLRQRRYLHISLALFSWIASAVLSAPFLYTYNIIAKSAITNLDDSNKYATSSEILLGTNENAKVGPFLLTTTALPNVRISCTSDLGSSTFLISFIIFHTFAVFIIPGCGVLLNHYGVRQKLCALSLTARAAHGELPLPMPILRRQTHMVIVTGIANAQQTTACPVTNDPSNGPDIQMQNLNPGSIIGKSHDFIKSSNPISPRAMREIRAHSQRQRINHKTCLHGPAAPGIPLPRTSTLHSRRRLANVLIASAILFILCWAPHVFCIFYTSFGYKHYCSKTSKYFHLLLGTACKILMLATFKFNFMIKQAIFNKCHSHVFSRQSFDHR from the exons atgaacagtaacaactTGCAGCAATGGTGGGAAAATACTTATCGCCATCATCAGTTGAAACATGCTTTCAATTCTCACGATACGCACGGTCTCCAGATACCTCCACTCATCGCAAAGGACCCTCGTTCAGATATATTAAAGCAGATCGGTAACAATGATTATGACGCCtttttaaattacactataacGCATTCTCCGATTGACATTCCTGACTCAGAAGATAACCTCTTATCTTCAGTTACGTTATTAATTATGGTCATACTATTTGGACTAGTTGTATTTGGTGGCGTATTAGGTAATGCAACATTATTGTTCACGCTTTGTTCGGCATCATCAGTGCGATTGCGAAATCCGCTTTTATTAGCTGTTTGCCTTGCCGACTTGTTAGTTACGGGCATTTCTGCACCAATGACTTTATTAAATGTAGCCCTGAATCGTAAGACGAACACTTTACCACTGATaatatgcaaagtaattcatTATGTGCAG ATAATGCCAGTGGCTGCAAGTACAATTTCTTTCTTCATGCTTTCACTTGATCGTTATGCCACAGTAAGACACCCATGTTTGTCACAGTTACGTCAGCGTcgatatttgcatatttcattaGCGCTCTTTTCATGGATCGCATCAGCTGTTCTCAGCGCGCCATTTCTGTACACATACAACATAATTGCGAAAAGTGCAATAACAAATCTCGATGACAGCAACAAATATGCAACATCGTCTGAAATTTTGCTAGGTACCAATGAAAATGCTAAAGTGGGACCGTTTTTGCTTACCACCACAGCTTTACCAAACGTCAGAATAAGCTGTACTTCCGACCTCGGGTCCAgtacatttttaatttcctttattATTTTCCATACCTTTGCCGTATTTATTATACCCGGATGTGGTGTGCTATTAAACCATTATGGTGTACGTCAGAAGTTATGTGCACTTTCTTTAACAGCGCGAGCCGCTCATGGTGAATTACCGCTTCCTATGCCCATACTCCGTAGACAAACGCACATGGTTATTGTAACTGGAATCGCCAACGCTCAGCAGACAACCGCATGTCCGGTCACAAATGACCCCTCTAATGGACCTGATATAcaaatgcaaaacttaaatcCAGGTTCCATTATCGGAAAAAGTCATGATTTCATCAAATCTTCTAACCCCATATCACCAAG GGCAATGCGTGAAATTCGGGCACATTCCCAACGTCAACGTATTAACCATAAAACATGTTTGCATGGTCCAGCTGCGCCTGGTATACCATTACCACGAACTTCAACTCTCCACTCGAGACGACGCCTAGCCAATGTACTCATAGCATCAGCcatactatttattttatgttgggCGCCCCAcgtattttgcatattttacacAAGCTTCGGTTATAAGCATTATTGTTCTAAGACTTCCAAGTACTTTCATTTGCTACTAG
- the LOC126764847 gene encoding uncharacterized protein LOC126764847 isoform X8, whose product MNSNNLQQWWENTYRHHQLKHAFNSHDTHGLQIPPLIAKDPRSDILKQIGNNDYDAFLNYTITHSPIDIPDSEDNLLSSVTLLIMVILFGLVVFGGVLGNATLLFTLCSASSVRLRNPLLLAVCLADLLVTGISAPMTLLNVALNRKTNTLPLIICKVIHYVQIMPVAASTISFFMLSLDRYATVRHPCLSQLRQRRYLHISLALFSWIASAVLSAPFLYTYNIIAKSAITNLDDSNKYATSSEILLGTNENAKVGPFLLTTTALPNVRISCTSDLGSSTFLISFIIFHTFAVFIIPGCGVLLNHYGVRQKLCALSLTARAAHGELPLPMPILRRQTHMVIVTGIANAQQTTACPVTNDPSNGPDIQMQNLNPGSIIGKSHDFIKSSNPISPRAMREIRAHSQRQRINHKTCLHGPAAPGIPLPRTSTLHSRRRLANVLIASAILFILCWAPHVFCIFYTSFGYKHYCSKTSKYFHLLLAYFRLLNANMFQAKHFL is encoded by the exons atgaacagtaacaactTGCAGCAATGGTGGGAAAATACTTATCGCCATCATCAGTTGAAACATGCTTTCAATTCTCACGATACGCACGGTCTCCAGATACCTCCACTCATCGCAAAGGACCCTCGTTCAGATATATTAAAGCAGATCGGTAACAATGATTATGACGCCtttttaaattacactataacGCATTCTCCGATTGACATTCCTGACTCAGAAGATAACCTCTTATCTTCAGTTACGTTATTAATTATGGTCATACTATTTGGACTAGTTGTATTTGGTGGCGTATTAGGTAATGCAACATTATTGTTCACGCTTTGTTCGGCATCATCAGTGCGATTGCGAAATCCGCTTTTATTAGCTGTTTGCCTTGCCGACTTGTTAGTTACGGGCATTTCTGCACCAATGACTTTATTAAATGTAGCCCTGAATCGTAAGACGAACACTTTACCACTGATaatatgcaaagtaattcatTATGTGCAG ATAATGCCAGTGGCTGCAAGTACAATTTCTTTCTTCATGCTTTCACTTGATCGTTATGCCACAGTAAGACACCCATGTTTGTCACAGTTACGTCAGCGTcgatatttgcatatttcattaGCGCTCTTTTCATGGATCGCATCAGCTGTTCTCAGCGCGCCATTTCTGTACACATACAACATAATTGCGAAAAGTGCAATAACAAATCTCGATGACAGCAACAAATATGCAACATCGTCTGAAATTTTGCTAGGTACCAATGAAAATGCTAAAGTGGGACCGTTTTTGCTTACCACCACAGCTTTACCAAACGTCAGAATAAGCTGTACTTCCGACCTCGGGTCCAgtacatttttaatttcctttattATTTTCCATACCTTTGCCGTATTTATTATACCCGGATGTGGTGTGCTATTAAACCATTATGGTGTACGTCAGAAGTTATGTGCACTTTCTTTAACAGCGCGAGCCGCTCATGGTGAATTACCGCTTCCTATGCCCATACTCCGTAGACAAACGCACATGGTTATTGTAACTGGAATCGCCAACGCTCAGCAGACAACCGCATGTCCGGTCACAAATGACCCCTCTAATGGACCTGATATAcaaatgcaaaacttaaatcCAGGTTCCATTATCGGAAAAAGTCATGATTTCATCAAATCTTCTAACCCCATATCACCAAG GGCAATGCGTGAAATTCGGGCACATTCCCAACGTCAACGTATTAACCATAAAACATGTTTGCATGGTCCAGCTGCGCCTGGTATACCATTACCACGAACTTCAACTCTCCACTCGAGACGACGCCTAGCCAATGTACTCATAGCATCAGCcatactatttattttatgttgggCGCCCCAcgtattttgcatattttacacAAGCTTCGGTTATAAGCATTATTGTTCTAAGACTTCCAAGTACTTTCATTTGCTACTAG CTTATTTTCGACTcctaaatgcaaatatgttccAGGCGAAACACTTCTTATAA